From the genome of Litoribrevibacter albus:
TCATTGCAACACGATGAAATGTGTCGAGTGTTTATCACTTCTCAAACCCGCTCAAAAGGCGGGTTTTTGGTTTCTGTGAGAGCCTGATCCATAATTTTTTTGGAGGTGGTGGCTGTTTCTTTATGCTGGCGTTGCTGTTGTTCGATGTTACTGAGGGCAGTGTCAGCATATTCAGCAAGTTCGGCCAGTTGGCAACCGCTTTGTAGCGGTTGCCATTGATGGTGCTGGCTTAAAGCATCTTCTGAAACTTAAAACACGCCATTGTCGTTACGAATATCGCCACCATTCATCAACGAATAGAATCGCATAAAGCCATCCAGTGCTTGAATTGAATCCCAGTGCTCGACAATTTTGCCGTCTTTAATACGCCAGGTATCAATAATATTCATACCTTGTTGATCATTACCTCGATCTTCTTTGTTTAATGTGGCATGAGAATGGAAGGTAATGTATTCGCCATCGGCATAGATGTGTTTTACGTCATAGGTATAGTCTGGGTAATCCTCTACAAACTCTTCTAAAAAGCCAACCAAGCCAGTGACCTTATCAGGAAGATTTCGGTTGTGCTGTACATACGCACCGTCGTTGTAATGTTCGAGAACATAATCGAAGTCATGATTGTTCATCAGCTTCTGAATGAAATCAGTGATTAGTTCAGCGTTCTTCTGTTCTTGCTCTGACCAGTTTGGTTTTTGCAGTGCTTTAAGATCAATCGTCAGCTTGTCGTTGCCTTGAGCAAATAGCGACATGCTTGCCATAAGAAATACTAAGGCAGTGGTTATTTTCTTCATAATGATATCCTCTAATGTTCATGTTGGTTACTAATTTATACTAGAATAAACAAATGTAATTTAATTACAATTAGGCACTTAAATGTTGTTTGGGTACTTGTTTGTCATTAAGGCACATTTTAGTAACCCACATTCAAAACAGAAGGCATGAAGAGGAGAGCGCAGTGGCGGCTAATAAACAGATGGAAAGGCGAACCTTTGAGAATAATGATGAATGCCCAATTCGTAATGTAGTTGCACAAATTGGTGATAAATGGTCGATGCTTATTTTGTTTGCGTTGGTGGATGGTGAGGACAGATTCAATTCGTTGAAATCAAGAGTGATAGGCATATCTCAGCGGATGCTAACTCATACCTTACGCTCTTTAGAGAGGGAAGGGTTTGTCAGCAGAACGGTGTACCCTGAAGTACCTGTTAAAGTAGAGTATGCATTAACAGATTTGGGCCGGGATTTAGTTAAGCCGTTATATCAATTGGTGTCTTGGGCTGACTCTCACCATGAAGAAATTAAATGTGCTCGCAAAGCTTATGACGATAGAGAGTAACCTTTTGGTATTGGCTGAGGCCTGTAACACAAGCTGTTTGCTTTAAGTCTCAGCCAATCTGGAAATAATGCTGTGCATGTTCTCATCAATTTTTAGTCCTTGTTCCATATGAGAAAGGGATTTTTCTATCGCTCCTTGAACCAGTTGAATCAACTGGTTTTCTTGTTCATACGTCAATGACCACTGGTGAATCCCCGTTTCTATTTCCGTGAGAACCTGATCCATAATTTTTTGGGCTGTCTCTTTATGCTGGCGTTGCTGTTGTTCGATGTTACTGAGGGCAGTGTTCGCATCTTCAACAATTTCGGCCAGTTGGCTACCTGCCTTGAGGGAGTTGAGTTTTACTGCAGTCCCTTCAAGTAAGATGGCGATGTGGTCGCGTATTCGACCTCGTTTTTCATCGTCTTCGGGCATATTTTTAATGAGCAATCCAACGTCACCAAATTTAAAAATAGACCGTTGACGATGTTCTTTAATCCGTTCCTTTGCCGACATTCGGGTTAGCAGTTCTTTTTCCAAGGGAGGGAGGTCGCCATTGGAACTTTTGGTGATGGCTTGTTCATCTGAGCCGAGTAATATTGAGTACGCGAGATCGAAGTTATTCAAGGCGTCTGCGACCATGTCTAAAAGCTTGGATCTTGTATTGGCGGTAAAGCTGTTACGTAGGAATTGAAGAACAACGCCTTGCTCCCCAGCGTTAGACATTGCCGTCATTGCGGTTTTTACGGCATAGGTTTTATCGTTTTCGATTTCTTTTTTGGTTTCGCTGTTTTTTATTGCGAGTTTGATTTTGGCGAGTAGGGCGAGTGGTTCAACGGGTTTGATCAGGTAATCACAACCGCCAGCATCGTATCCTGCTAATTTTTCCTCGATGGTGTCGTGAGCTGATACGAAAATGACATCAATATCTCGTGTTTTTGCGTTGTTCTTGAGCTGCCTACAGGTTTCATACCCGTCCATTTCCGGCATAACCACATCCAGTAAAATGATGTCTGGTTTTGCTGCGCTCATTGCCATTTCCATTGCTTTGGCTCCGCTTCTTGCCACGATGACGGCATATTCCTGCTTCAGGTTTTCCATGAGTAAATGAATATCTGATGCTGAGTCATCTACGATCAATATTCGTTTTTTCTTTGCCGTCATGCTTCATCCTCAACTTCTTCCGCCAATATTTGTGTGGCGATATGTCTGGCCTGATCAATATCGAAGTTATCCAGAGTCACTTCTAAGGTTTGTAATGTGCTGCTGATGCTCTCTGTATGGTTCTGTATTCTTAACTGTTTTAGCGTGCTTTGTGCTTCAGAAATATCCGAGTCCAGATAATCAATAAACTTTTGAATCAGAACCTTTTTGGGGGGGAGCTCTGACAATAAGTCTGATTCAACGCTTGGCGCTGAATCTTCTAACCAATCACGCAACTTGAGACTCTCCATACCTGATATTAGCTTTTGGAGGCTGATGTCTAGTTTAGAACAGAGCGTCAGTGCCTCTGGCTTGTTTTTGCTGCGGCAAAGACGCTCAAGGTCTGCGGCCTGCTCATACACTTCGTAGGCGCCCAGATTACCTCCGCTGCCTTTTAATCCGTGGGTTATGGCAGTGCATTCGAGCCACTGATCTTGCTGAATCAGCTGTTTTATTTGAGCGGCTGTGTTTCGATTTGAATCCAGAAAGGTTGTGAGGATGTTTTTATAAACCGACAGATTTCCTTTTAGGCGTTTCATACC
Proteins encoded in this window:
- a CDS encoding nuclear transport factor 2 family protein, translating into MKKITTALVFLMASMSLFAQGNDKLTIDLKALQKPNWSEQEQKNAELITDFIQKLMNNHDFDYVLEHYNDGAYVQHNRNLPDKVTGLVGFLEEFVEDYPDYTYDVKHIYADGEYITFHSHATLNKEDRGNDQQGMNIIDTWRIKDGKIVEHWDSIQALDGFMRFYSLMNGGDIRNDNGVF
- a CDS encoding winged helix-turn-helix transcriptional regulator translates to MAANKQMERRTFENNDECPIRNVVAQIGDKWSMLILFALVDGEDRFNSLKSRVIGISQRMLTHTLRSLEREGFVSRTVYPEVPVKVEYALTDLGRDLVKPLYQLVSWADSHHEEIKCARKAYDDRE
- a CDS encoding response regulator — protein: MTAKKKRILIVDDSASDIHLLMENLKQEYAVIVARSGAKAMEMAMSAAKPDIILLDVVMPEMDGYETCRQLKNNAKTRDIDVIFVSAHDTIEEKLAGYDAGGCDYLIKPVEPLALLAKIKLAIKNSETKKEIENDKTYAVKTAMTAMSNAGEQGVVLQFLRNSFTANTRSKLLDMVADALNNFDLAYSILLGSDEQAITKSSNGDLPPLEKELLTRMSAKERIKEHRQRSIFKFGDVGLLIKNMPEDDEKRGRIRDHIAILLEGTAVKLNSLKAGSQLAEIVEDANTALSNIEQQQRQHKETAQKIMDQVLTEIETGIHQWSLTYEQENQLIQLVQGAIEKSLSHMEQGLKIDENMHSIISRLAET